A genomic window from Leptospira broomii serovar Hurstbridge str. 5399 includes:
- a CDS encoding O-antigen ligase family protein — MLKAKLGFFREHSKSLKRAVNIFFFSAILLRMGFDPAVSKTAFYELIVGGLFFVGLGYAYLRFAKDPRANRIFNLGFVFGLLYSAVSTALFIAYLINTEIPRLKLFGRFAYLGTIIFLMVRYVQGRSRVGTNLILACFFGSLPYLALQLQTPYKAALPFFLLLATLSDRLLGFGEVRVFRTNVSKFFVFSFLLYALLPWFYGGFKAPIADFADGFFLQGIPICAFILFLTIRYQTWEQLVEKSVGTLFILSGFFLLAALLFFSIQNGFLSLIFVKKTILAGTNTNDIATLLSLSIPWVVHGFFNSKSWKGKIFFLFSFGLLSAAAFAIHVRGLYIAFFATVFVFFFLKFISEKLRLLYIGILLVGLLIFSWVFFHNFKLPLFDNFHSLWARTLLWRLAVRALMDNWLFGIGEFQYKGLLVWGDPQDLPPGIFMQEDLGRIHVHNLFLQVGLNWGILPVIGLIGCFLCALLPFLESNRIKFQSKSFGFRIALFCFGIYSLANYSFNIPGLHMAFSLLLLASLPIDKAKNVAPNLEFLSNGVGKWGLIVLTAAFILSACVLLQIQYWHSNEIALTKGFRYRNLLNDLVLDEKVLPEGKIPLLRKSYEISEKLVGLFPKDAIFLQENAELNRVLFKKTGDSSYYNLAVQRFEGCVTTSSNPWSCYKRLEELTPENDALYRENMKKFNPFVLPLEKNSPF; from the coding sequence ATGCTTAAAGCAAAGCTTGGCTTCTTTCGCGAACACTCTAAGTCGCTAAAGCGTGCCGTAAATATATTCTTTTTCTCCGCGATTCTTCTTCGAATGGGATTTGATCCTGCGGTTTCTAAAACCGCATTTTACGAATTAATCGTAGGCGGGCTTTTCTTCGTAGGATTGGGTTACGCGTATTTGAGATTCGCAAAGGATCCTCGAGCGAATCGAATTTTCAACTTAGGCTTTGTATTCGGCCTACTTTATTCGGCCGTATCGACAGCGCTTTTTATCGCATATCTAATCAATACGGAAATACCTCGCTTAAAGTTGTTCGGGAGGTTCGCGTATCTCGGTACGATTATTTTCCTGATGGTACGATATGTTCAGGGACGGTCGAGAGTAGGTACCAATCTTATTCTGGCATGTTTTTTCGGAAGTCTTCCATATTTAGCCTTACAGTTGCAAACTCCGTATAAAGCGGCATTACCTTTCTTTTTATTGTTGGCAACTCTTTCGGATCGACTACTCGGATTCGGAGAAGTACGAGTCTTTCGAACAAACGTTTCCAAATTCTTCGTATTTTCATTCTTATTGTACGCGTTATTACCTTGGTTCTACGGCGGCTTCAAAGCCCCCATCGCGGATTTTGCAGACGGCTTTTTTCTCCAGGGAATTCCGATATGCGCATTCATCCTTTTTTTAACCATCAGATATCAGACCTGGGAACAATTGGTAGAGAAATCCGTAGGAACGCTTTTTATTCTAAGCGGTTTCTTTTTGTTAGCCGCCCTTTTATTCTTTTCGATTCAAAACGGATTCCTATCCTTAATTTTCGTAAAAAAGACGATACTCGCCGGTACCAATACGAACGATATTGCGACTTTGTTGTCCCTCTCGATACCTTGGGTCGTTCACGGGTTCTTTAATTCTAAGAGCTGGAAAGGTAAGATCTTCTTTTTGTTCAGCTTCGGATTACTTTCGGCAGCCGCATTCGCGATTCACGTTCGCGGACTCTATATCGCATTTTTTGCAACCGTATTCGTTTTCTTTTTTCTCAAATTTATCTCGGAGAAATTACGTTTATTGTACATCGGGATACTGCTGGTCGGATTGCTGATTTTCTCCTGGGTATTCTTTCACAACTTTAAACTTCCTTTATTCGATAATTTTCATTCTCTCTGGGCAAGAACTCTTCTGTGGAGATTGGCAGTCAGGGCCTTGATGGACAATTGGTTGTTCGGAATCGGCGAGTTCCAATACAAGGGACTACTTGTTTGGGGCGATCCGCAGGACCTCCCTCCCGGAATTTTTATGCAAGAAGATTTAGGTAGAATTCATGTTCATAACCTTTTTTTACAAGTCGGATTAAATTGGGGAATCCTTCCTGTCATAGGACTGATCGGGTGTTTTCTCTGCGCACTTTTGCCTTTCCTTGAATCGAACCGTATTAAATTTCAAAGCAAATCTTTTGGATTTCGTATCGCATTATTTTGTTTCGGGATCTATTCATTAGCGAATTATTCTTTCAATATTCCGGGTTTGCATATGGCATTTTCGTTATTGTTATTGGCATCGCTGCCAATAGATAAGGCGAAAAATGTCGCACCGAATCTGGAATTTCTATCTAACGGAGTCGGAAAATGGGGTCTGATCGTTTTAACGGCCGCTTTTATTCTTTCGGCCTGCGTTTTACTACAAATTCAATATTGGCACTCGAACGAAATCGCACTAACTAAAGGGTTTCGTTATCGAAATCTATTAAACGACCTTGTCTTGGATGAAAAGGTCCTACCTGAAGGAAAGATCCCTCTTCTGCGTAAATCTTACGAAATATCCGAGAAGCTTGTCGGGTTATTTCCTAAGGATGCGATATTCTTGCAGGAGAATGCGGAGTTAAATCGGGTTTTGTTTAAGAAAACCGGAGATAGTTCGTACTACAATCTCGCAGTGCAAAGATTCGAAGGCTGTGTAACAACTTCCTCCAATCCTTGGTCTTGCTATAAACGTCTAGAGGAGCTAACGCCTGAGAACGACGCTCTTTATCGCGAAAATATGAAAAAGTTTAATCCGTTCGTTTTACCGCTAGAGAAGAATTCTCCGTTTTAG
- a CDS encoding acyltransferase family protein, whose protein sequence is MSAIKRYLFGIFKYDPREIAPLNGLRTLAYFLVIGTHMYRPFEPYIKEPNDIARNVFNSGSLCMDIFFILSGFLISGPLFRELDRTNDIRLGVFFSKRTIRIFPPYFIFLSIQTFIFIPILMRLQPASMEALTKFQSTAIFDFLYISNYFYGTVPHGWSLSLEEQFYLLFPVFLLLVFKRIPERFRFASLLLWIIIPTIYRFLIYKYIIEGVADPIRVKQLYSGWIYYPLQGRLDSLFAGIILAYTLNRYPERVYAFLADKRKRTIALGIAIASIAYISIFVFEFQSSLMSMVFRFNLNNLAWIIIIILSLRPESFVAKIFSLRIFAPIAKLSYCSYLIHFFLVGIITPAVINVKDPRYIDFAIWFVPAGFIILGFGYLFHLVAERPFMVWKESKYGKEVILAKTENSSLAVKRTD, encoded by the coding sequence ATGTCAGCTATTAAGCGTTATCTTTTTGGAATATTCAAATACGATCCTAGAGAAATTGCTCCGTTAAACGGACTCCGTACACTCGCGTATTTTTTAGTAATCGGCACGCACATGTATCGGCCTTTCGAACCATATATAAAAGAACCGAACGATATCGCCCGAAACGTCTTCAATTCGGGAAGTTTGTGTATGGATATTTTTTTCATTTTGAGCGGGTTTTTGATTTCCGGTCCGCTATTTAGGGAATTGGATCGAACGAACGATATTCGGCTGGGCGTCTTCTTTTCTAAAAGAACGATTCGGATATTTCCCCCCTACTTTATTTTTCTGTCGATTCAAACCTTCATATTCATACCGATATTGATGCGACTCCAGCCGGCGTCGATGGAAGCCTTAACCAAGTTTCAAAGCACAGCTATATTCGATTTTTTATATATATCAAACTACTTTTACGGAACAGTCCCGCATGGATGGTCCTTATCGCTCGAGGAACAGTTCTACCTACTCTTTCCAGTCTTCTTACTGTTGGTTTTTAAGCGAATACCCGAAAGATTTAGATTCGCGTCCCTGTTACTATGGATTATCATTCCCACCATTTATAGATTCTTAATTTACAAATATATAATCGAAGGAGTTGCCGATCCCATCCGCGTAAAGCAACTTTATAGTGGATGGATTTACTATCCTTTACAGGGACGCCTCGATTCCCTATTTGCAGGAATCATATTGGCCTATACCCTAAATCGCTATCCGGAAAGAGTATATGCCTTCCTGGCCGACAAACGAAAAAGAACGATTGCATTGGGAATCGCAATCGCTTCGATCGCTTATATTTCCATTTTTGTATTCGAATTCCAATCTTCCCTGATGTCGATGGTATTTCGATTCAATCTCAATAATCTCGCATGGATCATCATAATCATCCTTTCATTGAGACCGGAATCTTTCGTAGCAAAAATTTTCTCTCTGCGAATTTTCGCACCTATCGCAAAGTTATCGTATTGCTCTTATTTAATCCACTTCTTCCTAGTTGGGATTATAACTCCGGCGGTCATTAACGTCAAAGATCCTCGATACATAGATTTCGCAATATGGTTTGTGCCTGCCGGATTCATCATCCTCGGTTTCGGGTATCTATTTCATCTTGTGGCAGAAAGACCGTTTATGGTCTGGAAGGAATCCAAATACGGTAAGGAAGTAATTCTCGCTAAAACGGAGAATTCTTCTCTAGCGGTAAAACGAACGGATTAA